One window of the Chitinophaga niabensis genome contains the following:
- a CDS encoding tetratricopeptide repeat-containing sensor histidine kinase — MKKLLLLTFVLCFLFLRGHSQYYPGARNVDAKDIPGFLSQLKGNNTVQKRADLLLSLGFCYLLKIGSEKTDMDSARLCAQQAMALAKQINNTPLLNESQLLTGITFVEQSLFGPARKALQTMNDSTRVKLQLSLSKHIYYNQFAPGKDTCWLDSTAHYAHQAFKLATDIQHFVLQEATMRWLAVIAIEYKDRNLVEKSENEYTFMLKHYVPLPYPTKIDLLAELCILALRTGDHHKALNYAIQQEKELNDNSTNVERYRAYIALGNVYKFLEQYDKSLINYGKISNDPARYSFSNVYVTASAYLHCLRMLKRNDETIPYLEKLHQKFPPKDDVDRSYYHLDLSFSYREMNKFELAEENMLKAIRYLDLSKNTTAIFYSYLGTLYDKFNYPEKAIIALRTAEKKFTKENELVKGTTYRFISKTEAALGNHEVAYNYLLKSKNITDSIYNITKEKYIQELEFQYQTQKKEADLRVKEENIRYLNKNAELMVKDANLQKAKLNEASLLAAQKESDLQLKEKDIALLTNSTKLQKAEIEKAEIQIEQEAARRKITVLVIVLLAVIIALLIWLFWTKLRSNKLITNKNGQLQQLLTDKSWLLKEMHHRVKNNLHIVMSLLESQSAYLQDDALAAVKNSQSRIFSMSLIHQKLYQTDDARTIDMAFYIPELICYLRECFNLQRNFHINMDIDHTAFNVTEAVPLGLIINEAVTNSMKYAFKNNQNGAIHISLKATGINEYELIMADNGIGLSEGFDMDNVTSLGFQLIKGLSDQLEARLHIANENGLKIILSAISVHNTVRFETMASEFSGQMTA; from the coding sequence ATGAAAAAGTTACTGCTCCTTACCTTTGTGCTATGCTTCCTTTTTCTAAGGGGGCATAGTCAATATTACCCTGGTGCCAGAAATGTAGACGCCAAAGATATTCCCGGTTTTCTCAGCCAATTAAAAGGCAACAACACTGTTCAAAAAAGAGCAGATCTCCTGTTGAGCCTTGGATTCTGCTACCTGCTCAAGATCGGTTCAGAAAAAACCGACATGGATAGCGCCAGGTTGTGTGCGCAACAGGCAATGGCATTAGCCAAACAAATAAACAATACACCGCTGCTGAACGAATCCCAGCTGTTAACAGGTATCACATTTGTAGAACAAAGCCTTTTTGGACCTGCCAGAAAGGCCCTGCAGACAATGAATGATTCCACCAGGGTAAAACTGCAGCTTTCTTTAAGTAAACACATTTACTATAACCAATTCGCTCCCGGGAAGGATACGTGCTGGTTAGATTCAACAGCACATTATGCACACCAGGCCTTCAAACTGGCAACAGATATTCAGCACTTCGTTTTACAGGAGGCAACCATGAGATGGCTGGCAGTTATAGCAATAGAATATAAAGACCGGAACCTGGTTGAAAAGTCTGAAAACGAATATACATTTATGCTGAAGCACTATGTCCCGCTACCCTATCCAACAAAAATAGATCTACTGGCAGAATTATGCATTCTTGCTTTAAGGACGGGAGATCACCATAAGGCATTAAACTATGCGATACAGCAGGAAAAGGAACTAAATGACAACAGTACTAACGTGGAGCGTTATCGTGCATATATCGCCCTGGGAAATGTATACAAATTCCTGGAGCAATATGATAAATCCCTGATCAACTATGGGAAGATCTCTAATGATCCGGCCAGGTACTCTTTCTCCAATGTTTACGTCACAGCCAGCGCCTATTTGCACTGTTTAAGGATGCTGAAACGCAATGATGAAACAATACCTTACCTGGAGAAGCTGCATCAAAAATTTCCTCCAAAAGACGATGTGGATAGAAGCTATTATCACCTGGACCTATCCTTTTCATACAGGGAAATGAATAAGTTTGAACTGGCAGAAGAAAATATGCTGAAAGCCATAAGATACCTGGACCTCTCCAAAAATACCACTGCTATTTTTTATTCCTATCTCGGCACATTGTATGATAAATTCAATTATCCTGAAAAAGCCATCATCGCACTAAGAACTGCTGAAAAAAAATTCACAAAGGAAAATGAACTGGTAAAGGGCACCACCTACCGCTTTATTTCCAAAACAGAAGCCGCACTGGGCAATCATGAAGTTGCCTATAACTATTTACTTAAAAGCAAGAACATAACGGATTCTATCTATAATATCACTAAGGAAAAATATATCCAGGAGCTGGAATTTCAATACCAGACACAGAAAAAGGAAGCGGACCTGCGCGTAAAAGAAGAAAACATCCGCTACCTCAACAAGAATGCAGAACTGATGGTAAAAGATGCCAACCTGCAGAAGGCCAAACTGAATGAGGCTTCACTGCTCGCTGCGCAAAAGGAAAGTGATCTGCAACTGAAAGAAAAGGATATAGCCCTGTTAACCAATAGCACAAAACTGCAAAAGGCAGAAATTGAAAAGGCCGAGATACAGATTGAACAGGAAGCCGCCAGAAGGAAGATCACCGTCCTGGTGATCGTATTACTCGCAGTGATCATTGCTTTGCTGATTTGGCTCTTCTGGACTAAGCTCAGATCCAACAAATTAATCACCAACAAGAACGGGCAACTGCAGCAACTACTCACAGATAAAAGCTGGCTGCTGAAAGAAATGCATCACCGGGTAAAGAACAACCTGCACATCGTTATGAGCCTGCTGGAATCACAATCCGCTTATCTGCAGGATGATGCCCTCGCCGCCGTAAAGAACTCACAGTCCCGCATCTTCTCCATGTCCCTCATACACCAGAAGCTCTATCAGACAGATGATGCCAGAACAATTGATATGGCCTTCTATATCCCGGAACTGATCTGTTACCTCAGGGAATGTTTTAACCTGCAACGCAATTTCCATATCAATATGGACATAGACCATACCGCCTTCAATGTAACGGAAGCAGTGCCGCTGGGACTGATCATCAACGAAGCCGTGACCAACTCTATGAAATATGCTTTTAAAAACAATCAGAACGGAGCCATCCATATCAGCCTCAAAGCCACCGGCATCAATGAATATGAACTGATCATGGCAGACAATGGTATCGGTTTAAGCGAGGGATTTGATATGGATAATGTGACCTCATTGGGCTTTCAGCTGATCAAAGGATTGAGTGATCAACTGGAAGCACGGCTGCATATTGCCAATGAAAACGGGTTAAAGATTATCCTTTCCGCTATTTCTGTTCACAATACCGTACGTTTCGAAACCATGGCCAGTGAGTTCAGCGGGCAAATGACTGCGTAG
- a CDS encoding DUF6130 family protein, whose amino-acid sequence MKYILMYLLTFTAVLAGMAQSLNVRTAAPVIALANEPAAKLVVDPPLPGSLAQGRVVIQYYAENLRILPVYGSGALNVSPRIGHLHVTVDDAPWHWADGSNEPLIVNGLTPGPHRILLELADPTHKVIDSKTVSFVIPELTGNAHAHHAGSDIHGTTATSGIQPSATPLTAREFRGPAPVAPLTNEPEPVLMVDQPLAEPLAAGRVIVQYRTQHLRILPAFGPAALRVSPRIGHIHVTVDGGPWRWADSSNEPIIIVGMKPGLHKILVELVDPTHKTITQQSISFTVPEVSNPHH is encoded by the coding sequence ATGAAATATATCCTTATGTATTTGCTCACGTTCACCGCTGTTTTAGCCGGAATGGCACAATCACTTAATGTCCGCACGGCCGCACCTGTTATAGCCCTGGCAAATGAACCGGCAGCCAAACTGGTAGTAGACCCTCCCCTGCCCGGATCACTGGCACAGGGCCGGGTAGTGATCCAGTACTATGCAGAAAACCTCCGCATACTGCCGGTATATGGCAGTGGGGCATTGAATGTTTCTCCCCGCATTGGTCATTTACATGTGACCGTTGATGATGCTCCCTGGCATTGGGCAGATGGCAGCAATGAACCGTTGATCGTAAACGGCTTAACTCCCGGGCCGCATCGCATCCTGTTGGAACTGGCTGATCCCACCCACAAAGTGATCGACAGCAAAACAGTGTCTTTTGTGATACCTGAGCTGACCGGTAATGCCCATGCGCATCATGCAGGATCGGATATTCATGGCACTACGGCAACTTCCGGCATACAACCTTCTGCCACTCCTTTAACCGCACGTGAATTTCGTGGCCCGGCTCCTGTAGCCCCCTTAACCAATGAGCCGGAACCAGTGCTGATGGTTGACCAGCCCCTGGCGGAACCATTGGCAGCAGGCCGTGTGATAGTGCAATACCGCACACAGCACCTCCGCATCCTGCCTGCTTTTGGACCTGCAGCACTGAGGGTTTCACCACGGATCGGGCATATTCATGTAACCGTTGATGGCGGCCCCTGGCGTTGGGCAGACAGCAGTAATGAACCTATTATCATTGTGGGTATGAAACCCGGACTGCACAAGATCCTGGTGGAACTGGTAGATCCAACGCATAAAACCATCACGCAGCAAAGCATTTCTTTTACCGTTCCGGAGGTAAGTAATCCACATCATTAA
- a CDS encoding alpha/beta fold hydrolase: protein MKVKTNGGGSSFCHKSLKMKGFILAILLLGYTSTQASSFDEIKQINAGVLNVGYAEVGPANGTPVILLHGWPYDIHSYADVAPILAKAGYRVIVPYLRGHGTTRFLSPATFRNGQQAAVALDIIAFMDALKIPKAIIGGYDWGARTADIIAALWPERCTALVSVNGYLINNLERNKKPLSPAAEWGWWYQYYFATERGLAGYEANRNDFNKLIWKNVSPEWHFDDATFSRSAAAFSNPDYVSIVIHNYRWRLSLAPGEPQYDSIEAKLAAGPVISVPTITLDGDADGVAPATDGTAYAQKFSGKRIHKIIKGAGHNLPQEAPEAFAAAIIEVNNLSK, encoded by the coding sequence ATGAAAGTAAAAACAAATGGCGGAGGAAGTTCGTTCTGCCATAAAAGCCTAAAAATGAAAGGGTTCATTCTTGCCATCCTGCTCCTGGGTTACACCAGCACACAGGCCTCCTCTTTCGATGAGATCAAACAGATCAATGCAGGGGTGCTGAATGTTGGCTATGCTGAAGTGGGCCCTGCTAACGGTACGCCTGTGATCCTGCTGCATGGCTGGCCTTACGATATTCATAGTTATGCAGATGTGGCCCCCATCCTCGCCAAAGCAGGTTACCGCGTGATTGTGCCCTACCTCCGGGGCCATGGCACCACACGCTTTCTATCTCCCGCTACTTTCCGTAATGGGCAACAGGCTGCGGTAGCGCTGGATATCATTGCATTCATGGATGCATTAAAGATACCCAAAGCTATCATCGGTGGTTACGACTGGGGCGCACGTACAGCAGATATCATTGCCGCATTATGGCCCGAACGCTGTACAGCCCTCGTTTCTGTAAACGGCTACCTGATCAATAACCTGGAACGCAATAAAAAGCCCCTGTCACCTGCGGCAGAATGGGGCTGGTGGTACCAGTATTACTTTGCCACAGAACGTGGCCTGGCAGGATATGAAGCTAACCGGAACGATTTTAATAAACTGATCTGGAAAAATGTTTCCCCTGAATGGCATTTTGATGATGCTACTTTCAGCCGCAGTGCTGCAGCGTTTTCCAATCCGGACTATGTAAGCATCGTGATCCATAATTACCGCTGGCGCTTGAGCCTGGCGCCGGGAGAACCGCAATACGACAGTATCGAAGCGAAACTAGCCGCAGGGCCTGTGATCAGCGTACCTACCATTACCCTGGATGGTGATGCAGACGGTGTAGCCCCTGCTACGGATGGTACCGCTTATGCACAGAAGTTCTCCGGTAAACGCATTCATAAGATCATTAAAGGCGCAGGTCACAATTTACCGCAGGAAGCACCGGAAGCTTTTGCGGCAGCTATTATCGAAGTAAATAACTTATCAAAATAA
- a CDS encoding discoidin domain-containing protein, which translates to MKKHNQHLMLSGMLCLSGIFGACRREITPADTAAPRTDTFMTAPSSNAYNVNVIYFVPSDGDTIVNYRARLNGVLRHGQAFYNKWMSYHGFGDRTFGLTSDSSGRVKVIVVRGNLTKDQYPYEGGGNKVITEMNTWFAAHPTEKSSEHTLVIMPASTYAPDGDPGGVPFYGLGRWCFALDYAEMDTSYLGQNSTLGNRATKWIGGLMHELGHGINLPHNKEKVSEGANPAMGTALMGSGNYTYGKTATFLTKASAAILNNCQVFRAATATDIYGGGSATINTLKASYSSGNINLKVKYTATKTVNNIIIYHDREDGADYDAVAWTAVPAGDSIQLSMPISEIQNKTNNYKLRIRFLFTNGSSAEKSYSYSYSGGLPVLDIDTKDELSKTGWTINYVNSQENDGPAANLLDNNPSTVWHTQWKSTQPAHPHTVIVDMQSSKNIAGLSFLQRENLNGSLKDITIHTSADNITYTSQGSHTLQNVNTIQYKTFASAVSCRYIKIVTASNYSGSHYAVLAELGAF; encoded by the coding sequence ATGAAAAAGCACAACCAGCATCTAATGCTCTCAGGAATGTTATGTCTATCCGGCATTTTTGGAGCTTGCAGGCGGGAGATCACGCCTGCAGACACAGCAGCACCCCGTACAGACACGTTTATGACCGCACCCAGCAGCAACGCTTACAATGTAAATGTGATCTATTTCGTTCCCTCCGATGGGGATACCATCGTTAATTACCGCGCAAGGCTGAATGGCGTATTGCGGCACGGACAGGCCTTCTATAACAAATGGATGAGTTACCATGGATTTGGTGACCGCACCTTTGGTCTTACAAGCGATAGTTCCGGCCGGGTAAAAGTGATTGTAGTAAGGGGCAACCTTACCAAAGATCAATACCCTTATGAAGGCGGAGGCAATAAAGTGATCACGGAAATGAATACCTGGTTTGCCGCACATCCTACGGAGAAAAGCAGTGAACACACTTTGGTAATTATGCCCGCCAGTACCTATGCGCCGGACGGAGATCCAGGTGGTGTACCTTTTTATGGCCTTGGCCGCTGGTGTTTTGCGCTGGATTATGCAGAAATGGATACCAGTTACCTGGGGCAGAATAGCACCCTCGGTAACAGGGCCACCAAATGGATCGGTGGCCTGATGCATGAACTCGGGCATGGTATTAACCTGCCGCACAATAAAGAAAAAGTATCTGAGGGCGCTAACCCTGCCATGGGTACAGCACTTATGGGGAGTGGTAACTATACCTATGGTAAAACAGCTACCTTCCTCACTAAAGCCAGCGCAGCCATCCTCAATAACTGCCAGGTATTCCGCGCTGCCACGGCAACAGACATCTATGGCGGCGGCAGTGCTACCATCAACACGCTCAAGGCCAGCTACAGCAGTGGTAACATCAACCTGAAAGTAAAATACACTGCTACAAAAACAGTGAACAACATAATTATCTATCACGACAGAGAAGATGGTGCAGATTATGATGCTGTAGCATGGACGGCGGTACCAGCAGGGGACAGCATACAGCTCAGTATGCCAATCAGCGAGATCCAGAATAAAACAAATAATTACAAACTGCGCATCCGTTTCCTGTTCACCAATGGTTCCAGCGCAGAGAAATCGTATTCCTATTCTTACAGCGGAGGATTGCCTGTATTGGATATAGATACAAAAGATGAACTCAGCAAAACCGGCTGGACCATCAATTACGTGAATAGCCAGGAGAATGACGGCCCTGCCGCTAATCTGCTCGATAATAATCCTTCCACAGTATGGCACACACAATGGAAGAGCACACAGCCCGCACATCCGCATACAGTGATTGTGGATATGCAGTCTTCCAAAAACATAGCAGGTCTTTCATTCCTGCAAAGGGAAAACCTGAATGGCTCTTTAAAGGATATCACCATACACACAAGTGCTGATAACATCACTTACACTTCCCAGGGTTCGCACACCCTGCAGAACGTTAATACCATACAGTATAAGACATTTGCATCGGCGGTTAGCTGCCGGTATATCAAGATCGTAACGGCTTCGAATTACTCCGGCTCTCATTATGCAGTGCTGGCGGAGTTGGGGGCTTTTTAA